Within the Gadus chalcogrammus isolate NIFS_2021 chromosome 15, NIFS_Gcha_1.0, whole genome shotgun sequence genome, the region AACGGTGGAAAGTGTTATTTAAAATTATTTTAGAAACCAAAAAGCAGACAGATTTAAGCATGGGGTTCTTTCTCTCATGCAACAAATTCTGCTACTAAACAAGAAAAATAATGTATGGGAAGTCAATACCGTACCTTTTTTTATCAATTCCAGCGAATTCAGATACAGTACATGTCATTaacgagcaggtaggggtgagggcaTCTCTTGCATGATCTATGGTATAACACCCAAAGTAGGACATGGTAGGCAAAGGTATGTGTTTGTAGGGAAAGAGTCATGGGGGTAGCGAGTCGAGTGGACTGGACGCTTTGGAGTTTTAATAGCTTCATCAGTGAGTTGACACCTGGGCACCAGAGGATTTTTAATTAACCAGGCCACTGGTTTACTGGGGAGCAGGGAACGGGGCTTCCTGGGTGGGGAGGTTCAGATGGGCTGAGACCAGGGGGCTGCCTGCTATCCCTGCCCACAAATTAGAAGAATTAATGACGTGGATAATCCGCCCCATTCCTCTCTGATCTCTGTGAAGACTCTCCTGGTCCCCATGAAGACAGGATAACCAGTGTTGTTTTATGTGGGAGTGCGTTGGCACGTTTTGGATGTTTTTACAGCATTGGGTCAGTTAAGTTGggtgttttatgttttttaaactttaaatcAGTGAGTTTGAAGAAGTTCTCTTCCCACCTTTATGAATATACCGTAATATTGTTACATTAATAATGttttaataaattaaaaatataattgaACTGATGGGGCCGTATCAGTACGTAGGTTGTCTTACAGCCTAACTGTAaacctgaaataattatttatttcaaaataattcaGCAAGTTgtactttaaagaaaatacttGATATTGTTTTTTGTGAAATGACCCCGGCCTACACATGTTATCCATTAGCTTATGGCTTTAATAACTAGCAACGCCCGGTAGGAAAGAAACCCACCAATGCTGGGAGCTAGGGGACGTGTTGTGGGAAGACAGACGACGGATCACCTGCCTCTCTGCTTGGTTACGAGTGATGAAAGAGGGATACTGTTACCGCCTGGTGAGACTGTTGTATTAGGTGTGAACACGGGCGAGAAATCAAAGACCTCACAAAGAGGCCAATCAAATGGGAATACCTTGGTTTAGCTAGCACACCACAGTTTGATCATTAGCTAGACAGTTAGCCTGTAGGTTAAAGGAAAAACTGTGAGTTACTTAAAACTATTTATTGCTTACTGTTGTAGAGAACtacctttttttgggggggggggggggttcaatttCTATCCCGATAGACTGAACATGTGTTAAGCTTCCCTGTGAAGCTATATTTCAACCgttattaaaattaataaaaattataaatattatgaaataaataaagacaattAAACACAAGTAGGGGCTGGATGGGATGCCTACCTCAACGCAGGGCTGATGGCCACAGACCACACTCTGTCATACAGGGCAACCGTGTCTCGGGGCACAGAGGAAGACGAGGTCCAGATCTGCAAGAGGAATTTGTTTAGGAAAAGCGTCCCATATTTAGCGTGCCATGTATGTAAATCAAACACTTCCACGGGTCTGTGCGCTGATCCTCAACTAATTTGCACGTTTTGTTTGTACCAAAGCATGAAGCGCAGCCGACTTAAAATCACACAAGGCCTTGTGGTCAAACTGAAATCAAACTGGCAGACATTTGTGGCTCGTGGTCATAGTGGAGGACTGCTAAACTCATGTTGACATTAGTCTGTTAAGATCACTTGGCTGTAAAAGGTTGACGTCTCACAGTAACTACCATTATTATTTAGTCATTAATGATGCGCTTCAACTAAATGTGAATCACTGTGGATTtggatacatgtcattaatggAGCAGATAGGGGTTATGGAGGTTTCATGCTCAACGATGCCTGAAGGTTAGGTTAAGGACAATTGGGTTCGAACCAAGAACGTTTCAGCTTGTAGTCAGACAGCATAACAACTAGATTACCCCTACCATAAAAAAATCTGGTTAGAAAGACATTAGTAAATTGCTGAAGGGGGAAAacaaatcaccaaataacagaATTAATTAGGGTACATCTTCATTACAGTGAACCCGTCCTAGGGGTCTATCGACGTATCTTACCCGAGCCGTACGGTCTCTGGAACCGCTGACGATAAGTCCGCCTCTGGCGTCCAGGCAGTTCACTTCTTGGTTGTGCCCCAGCAGCTCCACACGCCCGTGGCCTCGTCTGTTGTGTACCAGGATCTTACCGTCACTGATGGAAACACATGAGGAATCATTTGTTCATGTTAATtggatacatactgtatatatatatattaactgcACCATGCTTGATTATATTTGAATATGGATAATATTGAATCGTGAAGACTCAATGACTAGATATTAGTTACTTGCATATAGAACGTTTAGGTTTTTTATCAACTTATTTAGCTGAAATTGAATTATAGTCATGCAGGGCATTGAGCGCATTGGTTTTCCGTTCAAAATCACTCGTTAACCAATAATATAACCAACAGTAACGAAGCGATGAGCGACGGCCAGGCTACCTTCCGCCGCTGATGAGATGAGAGTCGGTGAGCGTGAAGCGACACACGTCCCCCCTGTGGCCCGAGAACACCGCCACCAGGTTCCGCGTGTGCCTTCCCCCCCGGTCCTGGCGCAGATGGTACGCCCCGATCTCCGCCGCCTGGGACAGGAAGAGGGCGTCACCGTCAAGttgtaaccatggcaacagccTGAGGACCAAGGAcacagaggagaagaagaggaagagtttAAATGATGAAGAGCGGTGAGCGTCGGGTATCATGCTAAATACTTGTActagtatttatttttgttttttatgagATGACTACATGACTGTTAAATTAAAAGGTTGCGGGAAATaatggagggaaaagaacatacTTTATCTTCCACTTGAGGGTAATGGCGATCTTGCAGACTCCATTGTACCAGTTTTGGGACATCTTCACCCTCTCCTTCAGGGGCACATGTGGATATCTGCAAGGACAGCTATGTGTTAATGATAAAATGCAAAAGAAGAAGCAATAGGTACCATAATGACGGTGCATGCAATAGGGCTTGGAAATGggtgaataataaaaaatatattgtatagCAACAATtgataaataattgtattatttttcacAGGAAGACGGTGCTTATATAATCACTATTTGGACCAATTTCCCATCATTTGTGATGCACGTAAATTGTATGAGGTAGCCTCTCtcctctcggtgtgtgtgtgtctgactctctctttctgtctctctctctctctctctctctgtgtctcagaaGGGCTAAGTCCTAAAGAAAGCATTCCCGGAGCTCTTGGCCAGTGGATTTACATTACCCTTTGCATGTTATTTGTGAGGCGATGCCTGATTTGATTAGCGTCTATGTTTTTCGCTCTGTCCTAGCTAGAAAACACTGAAGTGGATTGGTGCCTATTATCAGGCGGACAGAGTGTTCTGCCAATGGAAAGCCAACCCACAGAACCTAGAGTCCTTCTAGAGATGGACAAATAAGAATACAGACTGTGGCCAATAGCCACAGTCAAGAAATACACAGGAAACAAGTAATACACTAAAGATGACACTGTACTGTAAAACAGATGAGACCCAACACCCATGTGACTAGTTAAATTTCTCTCCAATCTTTGGCATGTCTGCTTTGCATCCCTGTTTATAAAAGCCCTTCGTGTGTTATGATGAACTGAATGGACCTTTATTATCCTGTGTGAAATATGGCACTATGTGTGTTGTGAATGTGCAATGGAAATATTAAATGATAAAGCTAATGAAGTGAACGGGTTAGGGGAGACATAGCATGGAGGTATTGGGGGCATTAAAACATGACATGCTTCCAATATTGCAACGCAAACGATTGGCAATGTGTCACTCGACTGCCAGAGATCGCTTTTCCTTACATGTCTCTTCCATGTCGAGTGATTCCAGTGTTCAACAACTCTTTGGCAATTTTCCTCCAGACAGCGTCACGGTTTACAAATTGATGAATAGTTCTGCAAACTTGAGAGAGGCGACTCAGAGATTTGTAGTCCAAATTTGACAAgatttggtacagcacctcttctgGTAAATTGGAAAGCATTGTGATGATCGTTTTGAAAAGGCGTCTCGTCTTTTTTGATACAATCTAAATTTGACTCGCGGCGGTGTAATATGTCGCCTACGATAATCTGTATGAATAGGTTTTAAAATTGGTGAACAATATTCCATCTTTCAGAGAGCtgcaaaacataaaacacaggAAGCCATTACAAGAACGTAGTGCACGTTAGTGACGTAATGACGTTATACGACGTAATGACGCAAACTGTTGCGTTTAGAAATTCATTGGAAACATATGAGCTGAATATAAAAGtatgatatatatatcatattggTAAAAAAGTATTTCGTATTATTatcaaaataagaaaaacattacCAATTCATATTTTAAAAAGTATTCATTGTTATTtactttgtttaattttaaataGCATCATTTAAGATGCCTTAACAGAGGACCTTACCTCTGTACCCCCGGTAACCAAACCCTTTTAGTAACCACTATtctgccgctcctcctcctctgactccaTGACCCACCTGTCTACTCTTTTGTCTCtgacttgttttgttttgtgttttttctatgTACAACAAACATCCCCCAATCCAATGTCCCACAATCCCACGCCCTCCTTGTGCACCATGATCCCCCCTAACCACCTACACATTAGGGCCCCGATATGACTGTTTGATCAGGGTTGGGTCAGgcagtgctggggggggggggggggttatggttTAAGATATGTAATTTGATCAAGGGGTCACGCCGGGTGGTGGGCAGCTATGCCGCTCCCAGGTGGCTGCTTCTGATTGGTCTGAGGTTAGGGGAGGCGGTGGCGTGACCGTTCGGGACGATGAGCGCGACGCTtccagggagaggagcaggggagaggggggggggggcgggtcggGTGGAGCACGTTCCCCAGGTCTGGGTCTCTCTCAGGGGGGTCCACTCCTCTCTTGTTGAGAAGGCTGTGGGTCATCTCAGGTCCGGTGTTTATTGACCATGTGGTCAAATGGCCATACTCTCTATCTGCGTAGTTCAACTGGTGGACACTGGCGGggttaggggtttgattccctgtcGAGTTCAACTGGGAGAGCATGGTTTTAACAGTACCCGAGGTAGGGGGTTTGAATCCCTGTCTAGCTCACCATGGGGTTGAAACGCCCAGGGTTGGAGTTCGATCCCCTTTCTATCTCAACTGGTAGAGTATAGGCTTCATGCAGCTGGGATTAGGGCTTTGATTCCCCATCTGGCTCAACTGGTAGAGCGTGGCATTAACACcgccagggttagggtttcaAACCCAGTCAAGCTTAACTTGTAGTACATGGCATTGCTGTAGGTTAGGGGGTTGATTCCCGCCTGTATGTACTGATGGTATTTAGATGAAACTTTGGAGAAAAATGATCAAATGGAGAATATAACTCATTGCTCCAGTTTCTATGCAGCTCCACTTCTTTTGTGAACCAAATGCAAATATTTAAAGGCAGAACACccattattttatttgagaacAGTAGGGATTTAGAGTCACTCAGTATGTAAATATACCTTACTGGGAAAATGAACTTAATTTGTTTACTCAGCCCTAAGCAAACGAAGCCCCGCATGTAAACGTACTCATTGGCCGGGGAGCCGGAGAGAGCAGCGAGTGCGATATGTTTGATGGCTACGTGCTGGAtgttggtgtgttgttgtgcgtTGCCGTGTTGTTCCTGGGATTCCCGGGGGATGAGCTCAGTAGGACCAGAGGCAGTCAGCCGTGGCCAGGCCTCATTTAGCCGCCGCGGCAGCGCTACAAGCGACACGTTGTGTCACGGTCAAATGAGTACCAAAAGTTGATTGACCTCGTGACATTCTGTGGGGCGCTTAACCGTTTAGCATCGGTAGCATCAATTTGTGCTCATTCACATCACTTCAGCAGCGACGGGAcatcccaaacccccccccccccaccccccacccccaccctcaacgcccctccccctcccccacctccacccagaaaACCCCCATcaccgaacccccccccccccacccctgcttTGATCGGTTGAGCAAGACCGCACGTAATTGAAATATGCAGATCGTTTGTTCCATGCTGgttgtctcttttttttcccttcttcttatgctttcttttttctctcctgGGAGTGACGCATCGGCCCCTTGTCCGACGCCCCACGctccctgaaaagggccgtgtCCCCAACAACTGGGACGTCGGAAAAAATCAGTTCTGCTGGTTTGGCTTTCCATCTGAACCGCCAtgggtaaagaaaaaaaaaagggagcgaagaggaggaggggtgcaTTTGTGGGGATGTGAagggggaggtgatggggggTGGAATTGTCCCCTTTTGATCTTTTTAGGGCAGCAAAAGagttgaggggaggggagtgggggggggggggggggtaagggggtaagggggagagggggggggggggggtactctcCCTGAGCTGGCAAACACATTTAGCTGGTAATTGTTCAGATCAGACTGACAATCAGTCTTGGAAATGCATGGACAAACAAAAGTTTACAGCTCCGATGTGAAAAGTCAACAGGTCTCCCATAAGGCCTGTGTACAAACCAAGGGGCCGTGGAGCTGGGGCTGCCCTTTGATCCGTTGTGTGCGTTTCAATTATCCTGCTCAAGTGCTGacttctttctgtgtgtgaacATTGTTGTTTTGGGAGCACAGCTTTTAATAGGGTGGCGGCCCCTGTCTTAAGAAACTACAATTCCAAGTCAAGCCACGTCATATGCATTTCTGTGATTAACCTTTAACATATTTCGACTACAGCTTCCCAACAAGGACGGAACAGCTCAACTTAAAAGTGAAAGTAAACATTTAAGATTTAACCAAAAATGGCATTGCCAATCAGTGCATACATAAAGATCCTCCCAGCTCTACATTGTGGGGGGAGTACAAATGACACAACGCTCAACGTGTTCCGAGATCACACGAAGGCAAATGCGATGAACCACGTCGTGGTGAAGTTATGGGAAAGGAAAAAAGCATTATCCCTCAAGACTGACCTCCGGGACGCTCCAGTGACAGCCATCTTGGATGTTCCTCAGATCTTCAGACGCCTCGGTGCTCGTCTATGCAACCCGGGCTCTGATCTCGCCCGTCAATCTTGtttctttccctctcgctctctcatttcCAGTGTGGACTGCACCACACTTTGGAGAAAGAGCGTTGAACGGATGTTTTCCCTCTCGCTATATGTTAGAACGGTTGGACGTTTTGAAGTCCATTTTGCCGGGGGTCAAaggttgggtggaggtggaggtggggcagGGGAGGCTTGTGTTCGACTTGCGGCATGCGACATGCAGGGTTGTTTTTAGGGGTGGGTCAGGGCAGTGTGTTCCCTGGTCACCCCTTGCAGTTCTATGGCCTCggcgggggaggtggtggtggcggtgttggatgtggggggaggggagggtgaagGGGAGAGGACAAGGAGCTAAATTGCCATCTAAGCAAATGAAGAAGCTAGTGGTTGTTTGTTTATCAGGGGTTAAAGATGATGGCTGGAGGCTCAATAAAATGGATGAAAGCACATTTGAACCccgttttttttctcctcttcaCCCGAATTGCTCTGCATTTGCATGGCATCCCTGGGCAGAGTTGAAGGTGTGATTTTTCCCACAACCGCAGCTTCCCCTGGGCTTCAGTACAACTTTACAGTCCTGGGAGGGAGCTTGGGTCGTAATGGAGAGCGCAGACTATATAGGACCCTAATTCAATCAATTTACTGATATATGCCACCTACCTCCTTACCCcctaccctcctccctccccactggCCTCCCAGCTAAACTATTCCCTGCATTATGGCGGGGATAGAAAGCAGACCATCCGGGAGGTTTCATAAAGAAGTCCTGATGTTAATGCAATAAAAGAACAGATTTATGGCTCTATACACCATACCATAAGACATTTGTTTGAAAATGTGTCTGAatttcatgtagcctactctcTTTTTAATATCTCTGGGGTTAGACCAAAAGCCTATTTCCAGCCCAGGCTACACAATAAAGTTAGATTCTAACATGGTTGAGGTATTGCATATGCTATGCAATATCTATAGACACGACACGCTACAATTGATGGACCAaaaggaacaacaacaacaccaagaGTACAAACAACCTCTAATAATTCAACAACGATCAGTCAGTTGGAAAAGGGGAAAGTGCACAGACTCTTTAAAGAGTTAAGACACGTAGGATATGTTACAGGTAAGATGTCATTCTCAGCGCCGATGGCTCGTTGACGGGATGGCTGGTGGGCAGACGCAGGGAAAGCCAAGAGGGACAAATCCCTGGTAATCCGAAGTGGAAGGGCTTAATCAGATTAATGTCATCGTATTGTCAGGACTATTTAGTGCAGAGCTCAGGGCTGGACACCCTTAACTACTTCATCATCGAGggaaatgtttgttttgtgaAGATGTTGATGATTACTTTCAGTAAAAATATAGATGGTTTTTCGATAACAGGGTCACATAGGCTAGGTTTGtgattatttaaatgtttattttaaccTTTAAATactaaacataaaacaaaaggaATGTAGAATTATTTTCACTTAAACACTTAAAAAGGTACTTGTTTAAGGAAATCTAGCAAGTACATTCACAATATGAACTCCCTATCTAAAACAACTTTGTGCATTCATTTGAGTTTAACGACTAGTGATTTTGTTCTTCAACAACACTTGAAGAACAACTGTAAGTCTGACTTTTGCTGTGGAATCAACACAAAGCCTTGGCGTCCGCCCTACTTTTTCTTCAAAGAGGCCAAGAAAGACCCAGTTGTATATTGCAACCAGCGTGCCCCAAGTAGAGCACTGGAGACAGTTATGAAAAATCACACGTATCTGCAATGCCAAGAAATGTACTGTTATGCAAATTACTCAAACTATTGGTACCTTTGAGTTCCTTGGTCTGGGTCCATGGCTTTAGTTTCAGAGTTCAGCGGTATTTTTACTAGTCACCATCtactaatgtatttatttatttattgacgaGTGAGTGAAATGTTGTGAGTTtaacgccccctccccccaaacacacacacacacacacacataccaacaaacATGCATGGACTTGGGTTTGGTTTGGTCCAATCAGACGAACCTGTGGGGTGTTAAAAGGAAGGCAGATGAAAGGATGACACGGGTTTGACACTAGGCGAAAATACAAAGGACTAGAAACATACATAGAAGGTTCCAGAACCAGGAAAAACcaaaagcacgcacacacacacacgcacacacacacacacacacacacacacacacacacacacacacacacacacccacacacacacacacacacacacacacacacacacacacacacacacacacacacacacatacctattcacacaaaaagacacccaaacacacacacatacacaaacaaaaagcacacacacacacacacacacacacacacacacacacacacgcacgcacgcacgcgcgcgcgcgcacgcacgcacacacacacacacacacacacacacacacacacacacacacacacacacacacacacacacacacacacacacacacacacacacacacacacacacacacacacacacacacacacacacatcactgctATCTTCCTCCACCCGGACACTGAGACACTGCTGTCTGacagaaagagatggagggtggaggtgcaggaggggggtagtggtggcggtgttggtggtggttctTCATGACTTCAAATGACCTTGTTATCCCTGTTAGGATCTGAGCAGGAATAACCACCCTGTCGCACCCCCCTGACCCTGCCTGCTCAGGTTTCACACAGGGAAGACGTTTCCACAGGCTGCCGTACCGGGGGGCCATGGGGGGCCCAGGGAAGGGGGGCGGACAGggagagtagggagggaggggggggtcgagTCCCGTTGGCGATGGGGCGAACCGCAAGCGAGGAACTTGTCGCCGCTGTATACATTTTGGGAAATTTCTTTGAATACTTTGTTCTCATGATGAAACACAAATTCTTCCAGATTGAAAATTGGGATGAATACATTGCTGACGCAAAAAACTATTGTTTTAATTGTTCAgtggaaaatataaaataggCCACAAATAATGGTTAATAAATGTTACAGGGGACAGATTTAGCTATTGACAACTTTTACTGAGTGAATATATTATGCCATTCaatttaaatattaattataatttgGAGTGTATTTAAAATAGATGGATCATGATTTGTTTGTGATTATTTGGCTGGAAATAAATGTTACAGCAATGGTTAAGTTTAGGTTAAGGGTTGGTACAGGGGAGATATATTTTCAAATAAATCATGTCAAAGAATATAAAGGACAAGATAATACCAAAAAAAGAGTTTAATATCAGTATTCTAATGtacatttattacatttttattaaataaatattccaTCCTtaaaattattttacacatcctcaaataaaaatatatttatatatgtataaaaacagacagacaggggtcaACAGAAACAAAGGGGAAGGGGAATTGGGGGACGACTGACGGCTAATCTTTACAATTCAACACAATTATAACACGTCAAACACAGTCCGAACAGAGAGCCTGGTATCGTCCGACGTAGCTGCCACATTTTCTGTTGTCATTGTCTTAAAGCTTGTCTCGCTTTAGCCGGTTAGTCACAGGTTCACTTTACGAAGAGCGCCTGAGAGGTGCTGACATTGTAgtatgtttgtgaatgtgtgtgtgtgtgtgtgtgtgtgtgtgtgtgtgtgtgtgtgtgtgtgtg harbors:
- the fbxw4 gene encoding F-box/WD repeat-containing protein 4, with amino-acid sequence MLSNLPEEVLYQILSNLDYKSLSRLSQVCRTIHQFVNRDAVWRKIAKELLNTGITRHGRDIYPHVPLKERVKMSQNWYNGVCKIAITLKWKIKLLPWLQLDGDALFLSQAAEIGAYHLRQDRGGRHTRNLVAVFSGHRGDVCRFTLTDSHLISGGSDGKILVHNRRGHGRVELLGHNQEVNCLDARGGLIVSGSRDRTARIWTSSSSVPRDTVALYDRVWSVAISPALSSFVTGTACCENFSPLRVWDVESCECVSSLGEEFRRGAGVLDMVFETPHQLYTCGYDTYIRLWDLRLSPRKCVMEWEEPHDSALYCLQTDGNHMIASGSSYYGVVRLWDKRQSKCLKYFQLTTDRVSSPVYCLRFSSSHLYAAIATALHALDFRRNAQDLLC